Proteins co-encoded in one Sporosarcina sp. FSL K6-1522 genomic window:
- a CDS encoding peptide ABC transporter substrate-binding protein has protein sequence MKKKITWLFTLILASLVALAGCYGGEKPADEEESKGEGKSEETAKASVLHLAAAGEIPTLKTNGQMDGLSETILQNLYEGLFKLDADDNIVEGIVDTYDVSEDGSTYTFHLKEAVWSNDEPVTADDFVYAWKRNMHPETFSPHAYLMGPVKNAAPIQDPDSELYGKVDELGVKAVDASTLEVQLDNTVPYFTELLAHPVFYPQNEKFVAEQGEQYALEPENLITNGPFVLDSWEHDQKWVLKKNAKYWNADTVKLDEVNFKVAKDTATEVNLYETDTIDVATLSSEFVDVYKDHAEYTTSLKSEVYFLRMNQKNPHLANVNIRKAIDMGWDKEQSAESILKNGSKAAYWLVFPGFVETTNGGDFRDSFGDLNKGTVEEAQELWEKGLGELGISEMSLELLSYDDGQRKSVAEYMKNQLEKNLPGLKITINQQPNKQKLALEDVQDYDLSHSGWRNDIADPVEFLSVFLSDGPYNWQDFKNDQFDQFVKKAMVDFSDNDQRTVELQEAEDILIGQQAAISPMYQAGSSRLVKPHVKGFVAHAKNTYSYQWVTIEE, from the coding sequence ATGAAGAAGAAAATTACGTGGCTCTTTACACTAATTTTAGCAAGCTTGGTTGCATTGGCTGGATGTTACGGTGGAGAAAAGCCAGCTGACGAGGAAGAGAGTAAGGGGGAAGGAAAGAGTGAAGAGACGGCAAAAGCGAGTGTACTTCACTTAGCGGCGGCTGGAGAAATCCCAACGCTTAAAACAAATGGGCAGATGGATGGATTATCCGAAACGATATTGCAAAATCTTTATGAAGGCCTTTTCAAACTAGATGCAGATGACAATATTGTAGAAGGTATCGTCGACACATACGATGTAAGCGAAGATGGAAGCACCTATACATTCCATTTGAAGGAGGCAGTTTGGAGTAACGATGAACCCGTAACTGCTGATGACTTCGTTTACGCTTGGAAAAGAAACATGCATCCGGAAACCTTTTCACCCCACGCATATTTAATGGGACCAGTAAAAAATGCTGCACCAATACAAGATCCTGACAGTGAACTTTATGGAAAAGTAGATGAGCTTGGTGTCAAAGCAGTTGATGCATCTACATTAGAAGTGCAATTGGACAACACGGTGCCTTACTTCACTGAACTTCTTGCTCATCCAGTTTTCTATCCTCAAAATGAAAAGTTTGTAGCAGAGCAAGGAGAGCAATACGCACTTGAGCCTGAAAATTTGATTACAAATGGACCGTTTGTTTTGGATTCATGGGAGCATGATCAGAAGTGGGTATTGAAAAAGAATGCGAAATACTGGAATGCAGATACTGTAAAACTTGATGAAGTTAATTTTAAAGTTGCAAAAGATACTGCGACTGAAGTGAATCTGTATGAGACTGACACAATTGATGTTGCGACTTTATCATCGGAATTTGTAGATGTTTATAAAGACCACGCGGAATATACAACATCACTTAAATCAGAAGTGTACTTTTTACGTATGAATCAGAAAAATCCGCACTTGGCAAATGTCAATATCCGCAAAGCAATTGACATGGGGTGGGATAAGGAGCAATCTGCTGAATCCATTTTGAAGAACGGTTCAAAAGCTGCTTATTGGCTCGTATTTCCAGGCTTCGTAGAGACAACGAATGGTGGGGACTTTAGGGACAGCTTCGGGGATTTAAACAAAGGAACAGTTGAAGAAGCGCAAGAACTTTGGGAAAAAGGTCTTGGAGAACTTGGAATAAGTGAAATGTCATTGGAACTATTAAGTTATGACGATGGACAAAGAAAATCTGTTGCAGAGTACATGAAAAACCAATTGGAAAAAAATCTTCCTGGCTTGAAAATAACGATTAATCAGCAACCAAACAAGCAAAAACTAGCATTGGAAGATGTACAGGATTATGATTTGTCGCACTCTGGTTGGAGAAATGACATTGCGGATCCAGTTGAATTCTTGTCCGTATTCTTATCAGATGGGCCTTACAACTGGCAGGATTTCAAAAATGATCAATTTGATCAATTTGTCAAGAAAGCAATGGTAGACTTCTCGGATAATGATCA
- a CDS encoding Xaa-Pro peptidase family protein produces MTTIYETRRALLKKHLIDNNIDAVMITAPANVYYYTGFNSEPHERFMSIIIDTRADENYLFVPALDKDAAMQESDITKVIPISDEQVPFDIVQQTVGDIAKTVGIEAKALSYDRYTSLLTVYPHVQVIDVQPFINTQRMRKSQEEIGQLKKAIEIIEQVLAEGVKKVRVGMSESELTAELEFLMRKFGADGPSFSTIVLTGEKAALPHGSPGERKIQKGDYLLIDFGVIKDGYCSDITRTFIIGEASDKQKEIYDIVLQSNEAGINAVQAGVPLKTFDIAARNVIIDQGYGDYFNNRVGHGLGIEVHEEPSIHQNNEQLAEKGLVFTIEPGIYIPEHGGVRIEDTVYINEKGETVVLSSFPKQLQIL; encoded by the coding sequence TTGACAACTATCTACGAAACAAGACGAGCACTATTAAAAAAACATCTTATCGACAACAATATCGATGCAGTCATGATTACTGCGCCGGCAAATGTTTACTACTATACGGGCTTCAATTCGGAACCTCATGAACGATTTATGTCTATTATTATTGACACGCGTGCAGATGAGAACTATTTGTTCGTGCCTGCTTTAGATAAAGATGCAGCTATGCAAGAGTCTGATATTACGAAGGTTATTCCAATTTCAGACGAACAAGTACCTTTTGACATTGTTCAGCAAACAGTTGGTGACATTGCTAAGACTGTAGGCATTGAGGCAAAGGCACTTAGTTACGACCGCTATACGAGCTTGCTAACAGTTTATCCGCATGTCCAAGTTATCGATGTTCAACCGTTCATCAATACACAAAGAATGCGTAAATCCCAAGAAGAAATCGGACAGCTTAAGAAAGCGATTGAGATTATTGAACAAGTACTAGCAGAAGGGGTTAAAAAAGTACGTGTGGGTATGTCTGAATCAGAATTGACGGCAGAACTGGAGTTTTTGATGCGCAAATTTGGTGCAGACGGTCCTTCTTTCTCAACTATCGTGCTGACAGGCGAAAAAGCGGCTTTGCCACATGGTTCTCCTGGCGAACGTAAAATCCAAAAAGGCGATTACCTGTTGATTGATTTCGGGGTTATCAAAGATGGTTATTGTTCCGATATTACACGAACATTCATTATCGGCGAAGCTTCCGACAAACAAAAAGAGATTTACGACATCGTTTTACAATCAAATGAAGCAGGCATTAACGCAGTACAAGCAGGGGTTCCTTTAAAAACATTCGACATTGCTGCAAGAAACGTCATCATTGATCAAGGATATGGCGACTATTTCAATAACCGTGTCGGGCACGGCTTAGGCATTGAAGTACATGAAGAGCCTTCAATCCATCAAAATAATGAGCAGCTGGCTGAAAAAGGACTGGTCTTTACGATTGAACCGGGTATTTATATTCCGGAGCATGGCGGGGTGCGAATTGAAGACACTGTTTACATCAATGAAAAAGGGGAAACTGTCGTATTGAGCTCATTCCCAAAACAACTGCAGATTCTTTAA
- a CDS encoding dipeptide ABC transporter ATP-binding protein produces the protein MAKGKTEDVVLKVTNLKKYFPIKKGVKSSKEYAVKAVDDVSFEVLRGETLGIVGESGCGKSTMARAIIQLFQITDGSVEIDGKRMESLNKQEMKKMRRDIQMVFQDPYASLNPKWSIERTLLEPLKVHGIGSKKERKEKIDSILNAVGLNPTYAERYPHEFSGGQRQRIGIARALILNPKIIVADEPVSALDISVQAQVINLLKDLQDEFNLTYLFITHDLSVVQHISDRVMVMYLGKVVEISSTKKLFEGSLHPYTQALISAAPEVNPEIQKERIILKGDVPNPAKPPSGCSFHTRCPLVMEQCKSVAPMLKEAKSEQFVACHLYNEKEMSDEDNPHIENRVVAKKEEVYG, from the coding sequence ATGGCTAAGGGGAAGACAGAAGATGTGGTATTAAAGGTAACGAACTTAAAAAAATATTTCCCCATTAAAAAAGGCGTTAAATCTAGTAAAGAATATGCAGTAAAAGCTGTTGATGATGTCAGTTTTGAGGTTTTAAGGGGAGAGACGCTAGGGATAGTTGGTGAGAGTGGATGCGGGAAGTCTACGATGGCTAGGGCGATAATCCAACTATTTCAAATAACAGACGGCTCTGTGGAGATTGACGGAAAACGAATGGAGTCGTTGAATAAGCAAGAAATGAAGAAGATGAGAAGAGACATTCAAATGGTCTTTCAGGATCCTTATGCAAGTCTGAATCCTAAATGGTCCATAGAAAGGACTCTTTTGGAACCGTTAAAAGTTCATGGGATTGGCAGTAAAAAAGAAAGAAAAGAGAAAATCGACTCTATACTTAATGCTGTAGGATTAAATCCAACATATGCTGAAAGATATCCGCATGAATTTAGTGGCGGACAGCGACAAAGAATCGGAATAGCACGTGCATTAATATTAAACCCAAAAATAATTGTTGCAGATGAACCTGTATCTGCCCTAGATATATCTGTGCAAGCGCAAGTCATAAATTTGTTGAAAGATTTACAGGATGAATTTAATTTGACATATCTTTTTATTACGCATGATTTGTCGGTAGTTCAACATATTTCCGATCGAGTAATGGTTATGTATCTCGGAAAAGTAGTAGAGATATCTAGTACTAAGAAGCTATTCGAAGGTTCATTACATCCATATACACAAGCGTTGATCTCTGCTGCCCCCGAAGTTAATCCCGAAATTCAAAAAGAAAGGATTATTTTGAAGGGGGATGTACCAAACCCGGCAAAACCGCCAAGTGGTTGTTCGTTTCATACGAGATGCCCATTGGTCATGGAGCAATGTAAAAGTGTTGCACCTATGTTGAAAGAAGCGAAATCTGAACAATTTGTAGCATGTCATTTATATAATGAAAAAGAGATGTCGGATGAGGATAATCCCCATATTGAAAATCGAGTTGTTGCAAAGAAAGAAGAGGTCTACGGATAA